The following are encoded together in the Oceanobacillus zhaokaii genome:
- a CDS encoding gas vesicle protein K, whose protein sequence is MNLNNQPKSLASLDHRPEKSGRIELDAEGAEEGLAQLVLTVIELLRQLVERQAIRRVDGGNLSEEEIEKLGVALMNLDIKMEELKEIFNFTDEDLNIDLGPLGNLL, encoded by the coding sequence ATCAATCTTAATAACCAACCAAAATCACTCGCAAGTCTTGACCACCGTCCGGAAAAAAGCGGACGGATTGAACTTGACGCTGAGGGTGCTGAAGAAGGCCTTGCCCAGCTTGTCCTTACCGTGATCGAGCTATTGCGCCAGCTTGTCGAACGACAGGCAATTCGCCGCGTGGACGGCGGAAACCTGTCGGAAGAGGAAATTGAAAAACTCGGTGTCGCGTTAATGAATTTGGATATAAAGATGGAAGAGTTGAAAGAGATTTTTAATTTTACCGATGAGGATTTGAACATCGATTTGGGACCATTGGGAAATTTACTATAA
- the gvpJ gene encoding gas vesicle protein, translating into MVNGNSPQTTTQSSNLVDVLETVLDKGVVIAGDIRVGIADVELLSIKIRLIVASVDKAKEIGMDWWETDPYLNSQAAMQEQDKLKEENQMLLERLEKLEGKMAGN; encoded by the coding sequence ATGGTTAATGGAAACTCGCCGCAAACAACAACACAATCCAGTAATTTAGTCGACGTTCTTGAAACTGTTCTAGATAAGGGTGTTGTAATCGCGGGAGATATACGAGTGGGAATTGCAGATGTGGAGCTACTATCCATTAAGATCAGGCTGATTGTCGCGTCTGTTGATAAGGCTAAGGAAATCGGGATGGACTGGTGGGAAACAGACCCATACCTCAATTCCCAAGCTGCAATGCAGGAACAGGATAAATTAAAAGAGGAAAACCAAATGCTGCTCGAGCGACTAGAGAAATTGGAAGGTAAAATGGCTGGAAATTAA
- a CDS encoding gas vesicle protein has protein sequence MEFENKEVGLIDILDVVLDKGVAIKGDLILSIAGIDLVYLDLRVLISSVETLIESNKQTAEKLSSKQFDYEKEELDRAINQS, from the coding sequence ATGGAGTTTGAAAATAAAGAGGTTGGTCTCATTGATATACTGGATGTAGTGCTTGACAAAGGTGTGGCTATCAAGGGAGATCTCATCCTCTCCATCGCAGGAATTGATTTAGTCTATCTCGATTTACGCGTATTAATTTCATCGGTTGAAACGTTGATTGAGTCGAATAAGCAAACTGCTGAGAAATTATCATCCAAGCAATTTGATTACGAGAAGGAGGAGTTGGATCGTGCCATCAATCAATCTTAA